DNA sequence from the Sinorhizobium alkalisoli genome:
TCCTGCTCGTGCCGGTGCTCTTCCTGCCGCTTTTTGTTCCGGTATCGGCGCTGTTCTTCGCGGCATTCTGGTTTGCGATCCAGATTCTCCAGGGGACCCAGGACCTGTTCGCCAGTTCGATGGGCGCAGGCGTCGCCTGGTGGGCCCATATCGGCGGGTTTGTATTGGGATTCATCTTTGCGAAAGCGGCCCACGCGCTGGGGCTCGGCCGCGACATCGAAACGCGGCAATGGACCGGGTCGGTGCCGAGAATCCCGCGGCGCTGAGCAGACTCCTCTCCCGAAAATCGAACCAGATGTTGGCAGGCAACGCGTGGAGTCAAAGAGTAGCGGCGAGCCAGGCTTCTATGCCCTGCGCCGCGGCGCAGCCCGTGGCCAGGCAGGCGGTCAGCAGATAACCACCGGTCGGCGCTTCCCAATCGAGCATTTCGCCGGCGGCGAATAGGCCGGGCAGCGCCTTCAGCATGAAATGATCGTCGACGGCATCTAGGTGTATGCCGCCCGCAACAGAAATCGCCTCGGCGATCGGACGCGGCCGCTCGAGGGGGATTGCGAGTGCCTTGATCTCGGCCGCAAGGCTTTCGGGCCGGGCCTTTGCCGCTTGCGGCGCGATCTCGCGCAGCAGTGCCGCCTTGGCGCCGCTGAGCCCGGCGCCCTTGCGCAGGCGGTTGGAGAAACTAGCCTTGCCGTCCTGGCGGGCAAGGTCGCGGACAAGGCGCGCGAATGATCGTCCGGGCGCAAGGTCGACGATGAGCTCCGCCTTGCCCTCGCGCTCCAGCCGATCGCGCAGCGCTGCCGCATGCGCATAGACGAGGCTCCCCTCGATGCCGTGACGGCTCACCACGAACTCACCGGGAAAGACGCCCGCTTCGGAGGAGGCGACCACCGATTTCAGCGGCTCGCCGGCGAAGCGATTGCGAAAGCCCTCGCTCCAGGCGACATCGAAGCCGCAATTGGCGGGGCGGAAGTCCCTGACGGTGACGCCTTTGGCGCCGAGCCAAGGCACCCAGGCGGCGTCGGAGCCGAGCCTCGGCCAGCTTGCGCCGCCGAGTGCGATGAGTGCCGCAGCGGGGCGAACGATTTTCCGCCCCTCCGGCGTCTCAAAGCCGTAGCCGTCGTCAACAAAGCCCGACCAGCGGTGGCGGGTGAGGAGCCGAGCGCCTTGCGCTTCCAGGCGTCTGAGCCAGGCCCGCAGCAGCGGCGAGGCCTTCATGGCCTTCGGAAAGACGCGGCCCGACGAGCCGACGAATGTTTCCGTTCCGAGCCCTGCCGCCCAGGCGCGCAGATCATCCGGCGTGAACGCGTCGAGCGCCGGGCGCAGCCGATCGGCGGCGAACCCGAAACGGGCGATGAAGCGGTGATACTCTTCGGCATGGGTGATGTTGAGACCCGATTTGCCGGCGAGCAGGAACTTGCGGGCGGCGGTCGGCATCGCCTCATAGATCGTCACGGCATGGCCCCTGGCCGAGAGGACCTCGGCGGCCATCAGTCCGGCAGGGCCCCCGCCGATGACGGCGATTTCCTTCGGTGCCAATAGGGGTCCCCTCAAGACCTTGCTTCCGCTGGAGCCGGTCCGGTGGATTCGCGCAGGATGAGTTCGACGGGCCAGAGCTCTTGAATCTCGGCCGCGGGCCGTCCGCCAAGCAATTGCAGCACGAGGTCTGCCGCCCGCGCCCCGGCCGCACGCATGGAGGAACGGGTCGCCGATAATGACGGAACCATGTTCTCGGCGGTCAGATAGGGAAAGACGTCGTCATGGGCGATGACGGAAGTATCGCGGCCGACGACGAGCCCGCGCGAACGCACTGCCCGGTAGACCCCGAGCGCCGTCATCATCGAGCCTGCGACGAAAGCGGTGGGGCGTGGCAATTGCTCGAGCAAAGACCGCGCAAAGCGGAAGCCGAGTTCATCGGTGAAATGGCCGTGAACGACAAGGCGCGGGTCGAAGGCAATTCCGCGTTCTTCCAGTGCGTCGCGGTAGCCCTTGTCGCGATGGATCGAGAAGGTGTAGCCAGCGCCGCCATTGATCATCGCGATCCGCCGGTGGCCGAGGTCGAGGAGATGCGACGTCGCCCTGCGAATGGCTCCCTCATTATCGATGTCGAGCCACGCATGCGGCACCTCGGTCTCCGACCTGCCGTGGACCAGGAATGGAATGCCGAGCTTGTGAAGGAGGCGGATGCGCTCGTCGTCCGGCCTCGGCGAATGAACGATGATGGCATCGACACGGCCGCTCGTCACGAGCCTGCTGTAGATCTGAATCTCGTCGCGCGTCTCCTGCTCGGCCATCGGGCTCACAAGGATGTCGATGTCCTCGCCGTCCAGCCGTTCGGCCATGCCAATCATGAATTCCGAAAACTGGAACTCGCCCTTTCGCCCCATGACGGCGCCGATGGCGCCGGCCCGGCCGGTCACGAGCCGCACGGCATTGATGTTCGGACGGTAGCCGAGCCGCACGGCCTCTTCCGCTACCCGTTGCCGGGTCTTTTCGCTCACCTCCGGATAGCCGCTGAGCGCGCGGCTCACGGTCGTCGGCGAAAGACCCAGTTGGTGTGCGAACTCCTTGAGCTTCATGCGAGCTTGTCTGATCCCTGACCCCTGTTCCCGTGAGGAATATACGTCTTTGTTTCGCGGAACAACCGACCGTACGCCATTCGACGTCAAGTGGTTCTAGTCAAAGCGATTTAAATTTTGTGCGGTGAACGCACCGGTTGGATGGCAAAGTCTAGAATTCTCCACCAGTGTCGTTGAGGTGTTAAACCACTAAAAACTATATGTATTTGCGTGGTAGCGAGCGAAGCTCACCTCCTGCATCGTTTGTTGTATTGACACGCACAACGGCTTCTGACAGTTTTCTGCGGCCAAACCGATTTCGAATTCCGAGGAGTGATCGAGCGGTTTGAGTTTTGGAGGAGCCATCGAACATGACAATGCTTCTGAGGACGCTGACCTTTTGCGCCGCGTTCGGCGCTGCCGAACTGGCTGCTGCCGCCGAGCTGTCGCTTGCGGCCAACACCACCGGCAAGAACGTGAATTTCATGCGCGAGCAGCTCGACCTGTTCGAGAAGCGGACGGGCCACAAGGTCAGTCTCGTCACCATGCCGCCCTCGAGCAGCGAACAATTCAGCCAGTATCGTCTGTGGCTCGCCGCCGGGAACAAGGATGTTGACGTCTACCAGACGGACGTCATCTGGGCGCCGCAGCTCGCCGACCAGTTCATTGACCTGACGGACTCGGCGAAGGATGTCGTCGGCGATCATTTCCAATCGATCATTCGATCGCAGACCGTCAACGGCAAGCTCGTCGCGCTGCCGATCTTCACCGATGCGCCGGCACTCTACTACCGCAAGGACCTGCTCGAGAAATACGGCAGGACGCCCCCGAAGACCTGGAGCGAGCTGGCGGCGACCGCCATGGAAATTCAGGAGAAGGAGCGTGCTGCCGGGCAGGCGGATCTCTGGGGCTTCGTGTTCCAGGCGAATGCCTATGAGGGGCTGACCTGCAACGCGCTCGAATGGATCAAGTCGTTCGGTGGTGGGCAGATCGTCGAGCCGGACGGCACGATCTCCGTCAACAACGAACGCGCGGCCGCGGCGATCGAAGGGGCCAAGGCGTGGATCGGCACGATCGCGCCCCAAGGCGTGCTCGCCTACCAGGAAGAAGAAGCGCGCGGCGTCTGGCAGACCGGCAATGCCGTGTTCATGCGCAACTGGCCCTATGCCTATGCGCTCGGCAACGGAGACGACAGCGCCGTCAAGGGCAGGTTCGACGTCATGCCGCTTCCGACCGCCGGCGCCGGAGAGGAGCCGTCGTCGACGCTTGGCGGCTGGAATCTCGCGGTGTCGAAATACTCCGACGAGCAGCAGGCCGCGATCGAGCTGGTGAGGTTCCTCGCTTCCAAGGAAGTGCAGAAGCAACGCGCCGTGCAGCTGTCGCAACTGCCGACGATCGCCGCTCTTTATGACGATCCGGAGGTCGCCGCGGCGCAGCCCTTCATGCCGAACTGGAAGCCGATCTTCGAGAGCGCCGTGCCGCGGCCTTCTGCGGCCACCAAGGTGAAATATAACGAGGTCTCCTCGAAGTTCTGGAGCGCGGTGCACAACACGCTCTCCGGCAACGGAACGGCAGCCGAGAATCTCGAACTGCTGGAGATCGAACTGACCGAGCTCAAGGGCGATAGCTGGTAGCCTCCCCTGCATGTGTCCTCAAATCGGCGTCCGATCGTGAGGACAAGAACATGTTGCAGCCGTCGCCCGGGATGGCGGTCCACCGCGGCCGCCATCCCTCTACAGCGCCGCGCGTCTTATCAGACGCGCAAAGCTGCATGTCTTTGTCCTTAAAATCGAGGTCGATTTAAGGAGACATGCAGTAGTCAAACCTTCGGCGAAAAGCCGGATGGCAAAGGGGACAACGTCATGACCGATCTGACCGTTGCGGATCCGCCGGCCGCCCTCGCGAGCAACGCGCACATCAATTCAGACCTTCGGACACAGCGGGTGCGCTCCGCCTGGGTGTTCCTGGCGCCCACGCTTCTGGTTCTGGCGCTTGTCGCCGGCTGGCCGCTCGTCAGGACCGTCTATTTCAGCCTCACCAACGCATCGCTGACTAACCTTGCAGGCGCCGAGTTCATTGGCTTCGACAATTATCTCACCTGGATCACGCTGAAGAGCGGCCGAACCATTTACCGGGGTCTGCTCGCCGATCCCGCCTGGTGGAACGCTGTGTGGAACACGCTGAAATTCACGCTGATTTCCGTGAGCGTGGAGACGGTCCTGGGGCTGGTTGTCGCTCTGGTGCTGAACGCGCATTTTCCGGGTCGCGGCCTGGTCCGCGCCGCCATCCTTGTTCCCTGGGCGATCCCCACGATCGTTTCGGCAAAGATGTGGGCCTGGATGCTCAACGACCAGTTCGGCATCCTTAACGATATCCTGCTCGGCCTCGGGCTGATCGGCCAGAAGGTCGCCTGGACCGCCAATCCCGATACGGCGATGGTCGCCGTGCTGATCGTCGACGTCTGGAAGACGACGCCCTTCATGGCGCTCCTCATCCTCGCCGGGTTGCAGATGGTGCCGGGAGACATCTATGAGGCCGCTAAGATCGACGGCATCCATCCGGTCAAGGTGTTCTGGCGGCTGACCCTGCCGCTCATCCGGCCCGCGCTGATGGTTGCGGTCATCTTCCGCATGCTCGATGCCCTGCGCATCTTCGACCTGATCTACGTGCTGACGCCGAACAACGCCCAGACGAAGACCATGTCCGTGCTGGCGCGCGAGAACCTGTTCGATTTCGACAAGTTCGCCTACGGCGCCGCCGCTTCGACCATGCTGTTCCTGATCATCGCCGGAATCACGGTCCTTTACATGTGGTTCGGCCGCGTCAATTTCGAAGGAGAGCGCTGATGGTCGCGACAATTTCGAAGCGAGCCGCCTTCTACGCGCTTGTCGCCGTCATCATTGTGGTCGCGGTCTTCCCCTTCTATTACGCGATCCTGACCAGTTTCAAATCCGGGACTGCCCTGTTCCGCATCGACTATTGGCCAAGCGAGATTTCGCTTGCCAATTACACGAGCGTCGTCTCGCATGGCAGCTTCCTGCGTAACCTCGCAAACTCGCTCCTGGTCGCAACTTCGGTCGTCGCCATTTCGCTCCTGTTTGCGGTGACCGCGGCCTACGCCCTCGGACGCGTTCGTTTCCGCGGGCGCTCTCTACTGCTGTTGACAATCCTGTCGGTCTCGATGTTTCCGCAGATCGCCGTGCTTGCCGGGCTTTTCGAGCTCATCCGCGGCGTCGGCATTTTCAACACGCCTCTGGCGCTTATCTTTTCCTATATGATCTTCACCCTGCCTTTCACGGTCTGGGTGCTGACCACCTTCATGCGCGACCTGCCGGTGGAGATCGAGGAAGCGGCGATCGTCGACGGCGCATCGCCCTGGGTCATCATCACCCGCGTCTTCATGCCGCTGATGTGGCCGGCGCTGGTGACGACCGGTCTGCTTGCCTTCATCGCCGCCTGGAACGAATTCCTCTTCGCGCTGACATTCACCTCGTCGAACACCCAGCGCACAGTGCCGGTCGCGATCGCGCTTCTTTCGGGCAGCAGCAACTTCGAAATTCCCTGGGGCAACATCATGGCGGCGTCGGTCATCGTCACGGTGCCGCTCGTCGTCCTGGTGCTGATCTTCCAGCGGCGGATCATTTCCGGACTCACGGCGGGCGGCGTGAAAGGCTGAGCATTTTCCGTCCGGTCAATCGCGGGACGGCTGAGAAATCCGGAGAAACGAACTGGAGAGCGGTGCGCACGTCTGCGAGCGCATCCGCGAAGGAGAGCAAAATGGCAGAGCTTCAACTGCGTGATATCCGCAAGTCCTTCGGCGCCTACGAGGTCATCAAGGGCGTCAGCATGGACATAAGAGCAGGCGAGTTCATGGTCTTCGTCGGCCCTTCCGGCTGCGGCAAGTCCACGCTCTTGCGGCTGATTGCGGGGCTTGAGGAGATCACCTCGGGCACGCTCTCCTTCGACGGGCGGGTCGTCAACCATCTCGTACCGTCGAAACGCGGCATCGCCATGGTCTTCCAGTCCTATGCGCTTTATCCGCACATGACGGTCTTCGAGAATATGGCATTCGGCATGCAGCTTGCCGGCAAGGACAAGCAGCAATGCAGGAAACGGGTAGAGGCCGCGGCGGAAATGCTGCAGCTGACGCCCTATCTCGAGCGCCTGCCGCGCCAGCTTTCCGGCGGCCAGCGCCAGCGCGTGGCGATCGGCCGTGCGATCGTGCGCGATCCGACGGTCTTCCTTTTCGACGAGCCGCTTTCCAATCTCGACGCGGCACTGCGCGTGGCGACCCGCATCGAGATCGCCAGGCTCCATCGCAGCATGCACAACACGACCATGGTCTATGTGACCCACGACCAAGTGGAAGCGATGACGCTCGCCGACCGGATCTGCGTCCTGCGCGACGGGCGGGTGGAGCAGATCGGCACGCCGCTCGAACTCTACGAGCACCCCAACTCCACCTTCGTCGCAGGCTTCATCGGCTCGCCGAAGATGAACTTCCTTTCCGAGGCCTTCGCCACGCCCTTTGAGGCGGACATGGTCGGGATCCGCGCCGAGCACCTGGCGATCGACCAGGAGGGCGGACTCTGGCAGGGAAGTGTCGTTCACTCGGAGATGCTCGGCTCCGACAGCTATATCTATCTCGACATCGGCGCCGCCGAGTGCTCATTGTCCGGGAAGGGGGAACTTCCAACCACAAACCGGGAGAGACTGTGCGCATTTCGCCGGCCGCCGGCCAGATCCATCGCTTCGACGCGGCCGGTCGATCGATCGGACGCAAGGAGATGCGGGGGGCCGCCTAAAAGCAAGGTTTCGTAAATGCGCCGAAGACAAGGCGTCGGCGAAGCCACGCAAGTCTGCTTGGACCCAGGTATTGAGGATCATTTCCAACCGCCAAACGTTAGACCGGAATGGGTGCTACGCCAGCCCCAGTTCCGCGTCGACAAAGTCAAACAGGGCACCTTCGGGTGCCCGAGCCACGAGGAGAACGACCTTGTCTATCAACGCCATCGTGTGGGGCGAGAACGTCCACGAACAAAAGAATGCTACCGTCCAGGAAATCTATCCCGACGGCATGCACAATACGATTGCCGCAGCGCTGAATGCGGATGCCGCCATCGAGGCGACGACGGCGACGTTGCAGGAGCCGGAACACGGGCTGAGCGAAGATCGGCTCGCCGCGGCCGACGTGCTCCTTTGGTGGGGCCACGCCGCCCATGGAGACGTCGACGACGAGATCGTGGAGCGGGTCGCCCGGAGGGTCTGGGAAGGCATGGGGCTGATCGTGCTCCACTCCGGCCACTTCTCGAAGATTTTCAAGCGTCTCATGGGCACGCCCTGCGCGCTGAAATGGCGTGAGGCGGGCGAACGCGAGCGCGTCTGGGTGGTCAATCCGCGTCATCCGATCGCCGAAGGTCTCGGCGAAAACTTCGTGATCGAGTACGAGGAGATGTATGGGGAAGCGTTTTCAGTGCCGGAACCACTCGAGACCGTGTTCATCTCCTGGTTCGCCGGCGGCGAGGTCTTCCGCTCCGGGCTCACCTGGCGGCGCGGCGCGGGCAACATCTTTTATTTCCGCCCCGGGCATGAGACCTACCCGACCTACCACGATGCCACGGTGCACAAGGTACTGCGCAACGCAGTGAAATGGGCCTACAACCCGCAAGGCACCTATAAGGCGATCCACGGTGCGCCGAACGTGCCCGTCGAAAAAGCGCCGGAGCCGATCGTCGAACGCGGGCCGACGCTGCATCGCGCCGGCGAAGCGGGCTACCGCTAAGGGGGTTGCGATGCGTCTCCTGATACTCGGAACCGGCGGCATGGGAAACAGCCATGCCAATGCCTTTGCCAAGATAGACGGCGTCCAGATGGTCGGTGCCGTCGATGTCGATCCGGCGCGCGCCAGGGCCTTTGCCGCCCGGCATGGCATCGAGCACGCCTTTACCTCGCTCGAGGAGGCGATCGCCTGGGGCGAATTCGACGCGGCGACCAACGTCACGCCGGACAAGGCACACCACCCGACGACGCTGGCGCTGATCGCCGCCGGCAAGCACGTGCTCTGCGAAAAGCCGCTGGCGGAGAATTACGATAAGGCCGCGGAGATGGCCGAAGCCGCCGAACGCTCCGGCCTCGTCACCATGGTCAACCTCACCTACCGCAATGTCGCGCCGCTGCAGAAGGCGCGGGAACTGGTGCTCGCCGGCGAGATCGGCCGGCTTCGGCATCTGGAAGCCTCCTATCTGCAGAGCTGGCTCGTATCGAAGGCCTGGGGCGATTGGGCGAGCGAGTCCACATGGCTGTGGCGGCTGTCGACCAAGCATGGCTCGAATGGCGTACTGGGTGATGTCGGCATCCACATTCTCGATTTTGCAGGCTATGGCACTGGCAGTTCTGTGGAACGGGTGTTCGCGCGATTGAAGTCCTTCGAAAAGGCGCCGGACAACCGGATCGGCGAGTACGATCTCGACGCCAATGACAGCTTTGCCATGACGGTGGAACTGGAGAATGGCGCCATGGGCGTGATCCATGCCAGCCGCTGGGCGACCGGCCATCTGAACGAGCTGAGATTGAGGCTTCACGGCGACCACGGCGCGCTGGAGGTGATTCATACGCCGCAGGGGTCGAGCCTGCGGGCCTGCCTTGGCGAGGACGTGGAAACGGCGCTTTGGCGGGATATCGACGCCGGTTCGGTGGCCACCAATTACGAACGCTTCGTGGCCGCGGTCGAGAAGGGGGAGATGGTCGAGCCCGGCTTCCGCCATGCCGCAAACCTGCAGAAGGTTCTGGATATGGCAATGGAAACCGAAGCGGGGCGCTGCGAACTCGCCGTATAGCGCCTCTCCCGCATCGGCTCGAAAATCGTATCCGATTTTCGGAAAGCTCGATGCGCAGATTCAAAGGCTCGATGCTGCCCGGCGGGGATACACTCCATCCTCCCCAAATCGACCAGCGAGCTTGGGACACCAGAGACGCAAAACCCTGAAGCGCGCGCCCGGATCGGATCCGCTGTCTCGCGCTTCAGGGCTACTTCAGGCGTGTGAGTGATGGCGATAGTCCCAGACCGCCCAGGCTGCGAGTGCGGCGACGAGCAGACCCAGAATGACGTGGGTCCACATCGCATTCACGTTCGCCATGAAGCCGAGGAGCCAGGGAGATACGATCAACCACAGGCCGATCACCATATTGGCCCATTCCTCCCATTCGGCGAACGCCGAAAGGGTTGCTACCGCGAGGGCGCCGAGCACGATGCCGACGATCCAGGCGTTCCAGGTCGGAGCAGCCTCGGATGCGAAGCCGATGACCCAAGGAGAAACGAACAGGCACACCGCCAGGACCAGGTTCGCCCAGTCCTGGGCTCTTTTTCCTGCCATAAGAGTGCTGGGCATGACAACCTCCACATGAAGTTGGCCAAAGCGTCACCACTCGCTGGAATGAACGTCCCAACTCCGCTCGACCGAGATCGAGCAGTCGCTGTAACGCTTTGAATTGCCGGTGATTTTATCCAAAAAACGCCGCAAATACAAGAAATCCGTTGCCGAGGAGCTTTATGGCTGTTCGCCCGATGCACGGATCATCAGCCTTTCCCGAGTGGGCAGAGTGGCTTCCGCGTCGCGCGTCGTGTCATACATGCACTTTTCAGGGGCGCCTGACCTTCAGGCCGCCTTGCTGTGCGCACGCGCCGATGGCGTAAGATAGGCGTCGAAGGCGGCTGCAACGGTGCGGATGAGAAAGCGACCATCCCCGCGAAGCCGGATCACGCCCCCGTTGTTTTCCAGGACTCCGTCGCTCTCGAGCATTGCAAGCCGACTATTGCCGTCCAGGAGCATGCCGGGATCGAACCCGTGCTCGGCGGCGACGGCGGGAACGTCCACGTGAAAGTCGCACATCAGCCGCTCTATGATCTTCCCGCGCAGACGGTCCTCCCCGGTCAGCCGGTAGCCTTTCGTCGTGGCGAGCTGACCATCGGCGATCTTCTGGGCATAAAGGCCAGGCGGGATTTCGTTCTGCACATAGCCCTCCGGAAGTCGCCCGATCGCGGAAGCGCCGAGGCCGATCAGGGTTTCCGCCGCATCGGTTGTGTAGCCTTGAAAATTGCGCCGTAGCCGGCCCTCTTGCTGGGCCTGCGCCAAGCTGTCGTCGGGCCTGGCGAAATGATCGAGGCCGATGCGGCGGTAGCCGGCGGCCGCAAGGGTGGTAGCGATCGCCTCGGCCTGGGCATGACGGCCTTCCGCATCGGCAAGCGCTTTCTCGTTGATCAGGCGCTGGTGCTTCTTGAACTCGGGCACATGGGCGTAACCAAAGACCGCGAACCGTTCGGGTCGCATGCCGATCGCGGCGCGAGCCGTCTCGATACAGGATTCCACCGTCTGGTGCGGCAGGCCGTAGATCAGATCGAAATTGATGCTTTCGACGCCGGCCCGCCGCAGCCGCGAGACCGCTTCCATCGTCTGTTCCTCGCTCTGGACGCGGTTGATCGCCTTTTGCACGACGGGATCGAAGCTCTGTACGCCGAGGCTCGCACGGCGGACGCCGGCTTCGCCGAGCACCGCCGCCATCTCCGGCTCAAGCGTTCGCGGGTCGATCTCGACTGCGACCTCGGCACCGCCTGGAAGAGCGAAATGTTGCCGCAACAGCCCCATAAGGTCGACAAATTCCTCCGGCTTGATGATCGTCGGGGTACCGCCGCCGAAATGGACGTGATCGATGGTGAGTGTCTTGCTCGCCATTTCGGAAACGAGCCGGATCTCCTGACGCAACACGTCGAGATAATCGAGGATTGGCTGGTCGCGCTGGGTGATTGTGGTGTGGCAGCCGCAATACCAGCACATCGAGCGGCAGAAGGGTATGTGCAGGTAGAGAGAGGCGGCCTTCTCCGCCGATGCGGCGGCAAGCCAGTCGCCGTAGCTGTCCGCTCCGACGGCTGGCGAAAAGCGCGGTGCGGTCGGGTAGCTCGTGTAGCGGGGCAGGCGCGCCTCGCCATATTTCGCGACGAGAGTCGATTGCATGGAGATGTCCTTATTCAGGCGGAATGACACGTGCCGCATTCTAGGGGAATGCCCGTGCGCCTCTTTGCGCCAAGGCAAGGACGAAAGGTGCGTTCTGTAGATTTTGTTTGCTCGCGGTCAAAGTGGTTGGTGGGGGCAGGAGCTAGGGTCGGGCGTATTCCGGTCCGGTCGAGCCGCCGCCGCATCGGAAATGTCACGATGGGCGGTCAAGACGAGAACGACATGACAGAGACCAAGCCCTCCATCGACGTACGCACCGTTCCGCCGCGGGAGCGGCATCCGCGCATCTTCGGCATGCTCGATGCACTTCTGCCAGGAAGTTCGCTGCTGATTACCAGCGATCACGATCCGCGCCCGCTTCACTACCAGCTGGAGACGAATTTCCCCGGGCAGTTCGGCTGGGACTATCTGGAAGCGGGGCCGGAGGTCTGGCGCGTTGAAATCGCCAGGATCGAGGACGGCGCGGGCTGCGAATGCTGCTGCGGGTCGGATCACTGATCCGCCCTCGCATCTGCGACCTCGCCGCCGGACTCCGTCGCGCTTTCCGGAGGCAGAGGTCGCAACCGCTCACTTTTGGATAAGACAAATGCCGGGCGCCACGCTTTCCCGATGGACGATGTCCTATTTCGCCGCCGCCTGCCTGTTCCTTGTGATCGGCGAATGCATGCTCGCGGCGGGCTACGGCTATCCCTTCGCCGAGGTGGGTGCTCCCGAGACACTGGCGCTCGTGCATCTTGTTGCCATTGGCTGGCTTGGCCTCCTGATGGTGGGAGCGCTCCTGCAATTCGTGCCGGTTCTGGTGGCCGCGCCGCTGCGGGGAGGACGGCTTGCGGCCCCGGCGCTGCTTCTCATCATTGCCGGGCTTCTCCTGCTCCTCGGCGGTTTTGGGGCGCTTGCGGGCGGGCCGCCGCTTTCGCCGAATCTGCTGCCCCTGGGCGCCGTGGTGATCGTCGCCGGTTTCGTACTTGTGGCCGGCATGCTCGCGGCCACCCTTCTTGCCGCGCGCCCGCTGCCGCATCCGGCCCGCTTCGTCGCGG
Encoded proteins:
- the hemN gene encoding oxygen-independent coproporphyrinogen III oxidase translates to MQSTLVAKYGEARLPRYTSYPTAPRFSPAVGADSYGDWLAAASAEKAASLYLHIPFCRSMCWYCGCHTTITQRDQPILDYLDVLRQEIRLVSEMASKTLTIDHVHFGGGTPTIIKPEEFVDLMGLLRQHFALPGGAEVAVEIDPRTLEPEMAAVLGEAGVRRASLGVQSFDPVVQKAINRVQSEEQTMEAVSRLRRAGVESINFDLIYGLPHQTVESCIETARAAIGMRPERFAVFGYAHVPEFKKHQRLINEKALADAEGRHAQAEAIATTLAAAGYRRIGLDHFARPDDSLAQAQQEGRLRRNFQGYTTDAAETLIGLGASAIGRLPEGYVQNEIPPGLYAQKIADGQLATTKGYRLTGEDRLRGKIIERLMCDFHVDVPAVAAEHGFDPGMLLDGNSRLAMLESDGVLENNGGVIRLRGDGRFLIRTVAAAFDAYLTPSARAHSKAA
- a CDS encoding DUF2249 domain-containing protein, coding for MTETKPSIDVRTVPPRERHPRIFGMLDALLPGSSLLITSDHDPRPLHYQLETNFPGQFGWDYLEAGPEVWRVEIARIEDGAGCECCCGSDH